In the Alligator mississippiensis isolate rAllMis1 chromosome 7, rAllMis1, whole genome shotgun sequence genome, one interval contains:
- the WDR53 gene encoding WD repeat-containing protein 53 isoform X2: protein MVMLWNLQKARPLWTTTLQDCEAEEVEQQSAGQFFNPPLAHSLSVAACGNIFVCGAEDGKIRIFRVTGVKCEQELGFKSHSLGVSQVIFLPETYWLLSGGNDGKVLLWDINSEVGKQQKSPVKSIHRRKTRAPASTRRAGKPNAVVTNEHAKILPKLSIEHGEKVNWISCADFKGSKRVLVADQSSSITVYPLTEP from the coding sequence GTTATGCTGTGGAACCTGCAGAAAGCTCGCCCACTGTGGACCACAACCTTGCAGGATTGTGAAGCAGAGGAGGTGGAGCAGCAATCAGCTGGCCAGTTCTTTAACCCTCCACTAGCCCATTCTCTGTCTGTGGCTGCATGTGGCAATATCTTTGTTTGTGGTGCTGAAGATGGTAAAATAAGGATCTTCAGGGTAACAGGTGTCAAGTGTGAACAGGAGCTAGGGTTTAAAAGCCACAGTTTGGGAGTATCACAAGTTATTTTCCTGCCAGAAACCTATTGGCTGTTGAGTGGTGGAAATGATGGGAAGGTGTTGCTGTGGGATATCAACAGTGAAGTTGGGAAGCAACAGAAGAGTCCTGTGAAATCCATCCACAGGAGGAAGACCAGGGCACCTGCTTCGACCAGAAGAGCTGGGAAGCCCAATGCAGTGGTTACAAATGAGCATGCCAAAATCCTACCAAAACTGAGCATTGAACATGGAGAGAAGGTGAATTGGATTTCATGTGCAGACTTCAAAGGCTCCAAGAGAGTACTAGTTGCTGATCAGAGTAGTTCCATAACAGTGTATCCTCTCACTGAGCCATAG
- the WDR53 gene encoding WD repeat-containing protein 53 isoform X3 translates to MLWNLQKARPLWTTTLQDCEAEEVEQQSAGQFFNPPLAHSLSVAACGNIFVCGAEDGKIRIFRVTGVKCEQELGFKSHSLGVSQVIFLPETYWLLSGGNDGKVLLWDINSEVGKQQKSPVKSIHRRKTRAPASTRRAGKPNAVVTNEHAKILPKLSIEHGEKVNWISCADFKGSKRVLVADQSSSITVYPLTEP, encoded by the coding sequence ATGCTGTGGAACCTGCAGAAAGCTCGCCCACTGTGGACCACAACCTTGCAGGATTGTGAAGCAGAGGAGGTGGAGCAGCAATCAGCTGGCCAGTTCTTTAACCCTCCACTAGCCCATTCTCTGTCTGTGGCTGCATGTGGCAATATCTTTGTTTGTGGTGCTGAAGATGGTAAAATAAGGATCTTCAGGGTAACAGGTGTCAAGTGTGAACAGGAGCTAGGGTTTAAAAGCCACAGTTTGGGAGTATCACAAGTTATTTTCCTGCCAGAAACCTATTGGCTGTTGAGTGGTGGAAATGATGGGAAGGTGTTGCTGTGGGATATCAACAGTGAAGTTGGGAAGCAACAGAAGAGTCCTGTGAAATCCATCCACAGGAGGAAGACCAGGGCACCTGCTTCGACCAGAAGAGCTGGGAAGCCCAATGCAGTGGTTACAAATGAGCATGCCAAAATCCTACCAAAACTGAGCATTGAACATGGAGAGAAGGTGAATTGGATTTCATGTGCAGACTTCAAAGGCTCCAAGAGAGTACTAGTTGCTGATCAGAGTAGTTCCATAACAGTGTATCCTCTCACTGAGCCATAG